In the Mesorhizobium sp. M1D.F.Ca.ET.043.01.1.1 genome, CTGAAAGACGTAAGGCATCGGCCTCCTGCGGCGGGGTCGCCAGCACGAGAACGCGTTGCAGGCCCATCCGCTGGACCTCTTCCGGCAGGGTCGAGATCGTGCCGGAGCCGAAGATCACTCGAGCAGGTTGGCCGTTATAGACGAACGTCTTCATTGTCATTCCTTTCGCGTCAGAGGCGGTTGTCCACACGCATCAGAAAGGGATGGATGTTCACGCTCTGCCAGACATTGGCCGAAGCGAATGGATCTGCAGCGTTAAAGGCCTTTACGTCGTCGATAGCGTTGGCCGAGAAAACGAAGAGCGATCCAATCATGGTCACACCGTCCTGCGCGACCAACGGCCCGGAAATCACGGTCGCGACGGAACCGCTCGCAAGGTACGCCTTGTGCGCGTCGTAATTTGCAAGACGCCGCGGAAGTGCATCTGCATGGTCAAGGCAGTGAACGGCAAAGAGCAACTTGTATCTCCCGAGTTTTCGATCGGTCTATGGCGCAGTGTAGCCGCCATCAATGACGAGCTCGGCGCCAGTCATGAAGCTGGATTCGTCACTGGCCAGGAACAATGCGCCGTAGGCGATCTCTTCTGGTCTCCCGAGCCGCTTCATGGGTGTGATATTGACGATGGCCGCCGTGATGCTCGAATCCTGGGCGTCGATCATCGGCGTGCTGATAATCCCCGGGTGGATTGAATTGACGCGTATACCGTCGCCCACATAGGTCAGAGCCGCGTTCTTACTCATATGCCGGACAGCGGCCTTGGACGCGGTATAGGCGGACACGCCTGCCGCTCCGGCAATTCCCCAGATCGACGACGTGTTGATAATTGACCCGCCGCCATTTGCCTTCATGTGAGGGATGACGACCTTCATTCCGTAGAATGGGCCAGTTTGATTGATGGCAATGACTTTGTTCCAGTCCTCGATCGCGATCTCTGCGATCCCCTCGTAGGACAGAACCGTCCCCGCATTGTTGAAAAGGATGTCGATCCTGCCGTCTTCAGCGATGATGGCTTCCACGACGGCAGTCCAATTCTCAAACTCTGTAACGTCGAGCTTGTGTCGAACCACGCTCTTGCCGGTGGGTTCGTCATCGAAACTGAGATCGCATGCGTGGACCTTCGCGCCTTCCCTCTCAAACAGCTCCACAGTAGCCTTGCCTATACCTCGTGCTCCGCCGGTTATGAGTGCCACCTTGTCCCTAAGACGCATCGTCTTTTCTCCCGTGTCGTGCCGTGGACCGTTTCAATTGGCCTTGTCGGCTCCGCTTATTTTGCTGATGAAGAGCGCAACGAGGATGATCCCGCCTGTCGTGGCATTGATCCAATATGCGGGGACTTGGGACAGGACCAACACGTCCTGGATCAGAACAAGGAGAAGCACACCCCCACACGCGCCAGCGATGGTACCGCGCCCGCCGTTCAAACTTACTCCGCCCAAGACAGCGGCTGCGAAGGCATTGAAGATCAGGTTCTGTCCGAGAGATGACGGGATTGACGCAATTCGTCCTGCCTGCAGCAACCCTGCCAGCGCCGCGAGGACGCCGGCTACCACGAATACGCCCATCAGAATTCGCTCCACCGGGATACCTGCGACCCGAGCTGCCTGTGGGTTGCCGCCAACCGCGTAGAGCATCCTCCCGATCCTGTGCCGGGACATGAATACGGTGAGAATGATCAGCAAGCCGACGGCGACCAAGAAGGAGACCGGCGCTCCCAGAGCAGTCGCTTCTCCGGGATATGTCAGAAGCGGAGGCAAATCAGAAAGAGTTTCGCCACGTGTCAGCCCGAGGCTGATGCCGCGCAGCAGGATCAGGGTGGCCAAGGTGGCGATGAAGGCGTTGAACTTGAGATAGACCACCAAGATGCCGTTGAATGCACCGATCACTGCGCCCGTTAGGAAAATTGCGATAAGCGCCAGGAACGGAGAGCCTGCGAGGTTCAGGCCACTACCGCCTGCATCGAGAAGGCAATAGACGCCGACCATAGGCGCTAGCCCAAAAGTGGATTCAAGCGACAAGTCGAACTTGCCGGCGATGAGAACCACGGTCAGGCCCATGGTGAGAATCCCAAGCTCACTGGCCTGCTGCACCACGCCATAAAAATTGTCGTAAGACAGGAAAGACGAGTTCAGCGCGGCGCCGACGATCATGACGACGACCAGGACCGGCAAGATTGCCCATTCCGGCTGGAGCAGATCGCTCAGAACCCTTTTTGGCGCGACCGCGCCTGCGATTGGGTTGTGTGTCATGGTAACTCCGGAGACAGATGGAACCCTTCCATTGCGGACACGAGCTCTTCCTCGCTCATCCCGCTTTTTTCGATGACTTTTCGCCCGCGAACCCAGACTTGGACACGATCGCAGAACGCAAGTTCCTCGGGTTCGTCGCTGACGAGGACAACGGCCAATCCCTCCCGACGGTGCCGTTCGACAATCTCGAGGATGGTGGCCTTCGAGGCGATGTCGACGCCGGCGGTTGGGTGGAAGAGGATCAGCACGGATGGGTTGCTGCTGAGCGCCGACCCCAG is a window encoding:
- a CDS encoding YciI family protein, which encodes MLFAVHCLDHADALPRRLANYDAHKAYLASGSVATVISGPLVAQDGVTMIGSLFVFSANAIDDVKAFNAADPFASANVWQSVNIHPFLMRVDNRL
- a CDS encoding SDR family oxidoreductase, yielding MRLRDKVALITGGARGIGKATVELFEREGAKVHACDLSFDDEPTGKSVVRHKLDVTEFENWTAVVEAIIAEDGRIDILFNNAGTVLSYEGIAEIAIEDWNKVIAINQTGPFYGMKVVIPHMKANGGGSIINTSSIWGIAGAAGVSAYTASKAAVRHMSKNAALTYVGDGIRVNSIHPGIISTPMIDAQDSSITAAIVNITPMKRLGRPEEIAYGALFLASDESSFMTGAELVIDGGYTAP
- a CDS encoding ABC transporter permease — encoded protein: MTHNPIAGAVAPKRVLSDLLQPEWAILPVLVVVMIVGAALNSSFLSYDNFYGVVQQASELGILTMGLTVVLIAGKFDLSLESTFGLAPMVGVYCLLDAGGSGLNLAGSPFLALIAIFLTGAVIGAFNGILVVYLKFNAFIATLATLILLRGISLGLTRGETLSDLPPLLTYPGEATALGAPVSFLVAVGLLIILTVFMSRHRIGRMLYAVGGNPQAARVAGIPVERILMGVFVVAGVLAALAGLLQAGRIASIPSSLGQNLIFNAFAAAVLGGVSLNGGRGTIAGACGGVLLLVLIQDVLVLSQVPAYWINATTGGIILVALFISKISGADKAN